One window of the Candidatus Binataceae bacterium genome contains the following:
- a CDS encoding L,D-transpeptidase family protein — translation MGSLINLGSLPDLEHPAFSAYQQQLNQFYQQGGYALAWLRDRRPSPQALAIVTEFKQAQLKGLAPDDYDASRWDARLAKLGSVAPPPSDSDQLHFDLALTICAMRFISDLHVGRVNPQHFKFGLEMGTKQYDLAEVLRTQVLDAPDVAAAIAKVEPPYDGYRRAETALPDYLKLSTQGDVARIPAPERSIHPGQPYASIPQLVARLRQLGDLAASQDVSADPGIYSGAVVDAVKHFQGRHGLAQDGVLGAGTVSELNKPLAYRLEQLDLALERYRWIPRHFPEPPIVVNIPEFRLRTLRRQPAEFLSMNVVVGRAYRSQTPVFADEMRYVIFRPYWNVPTAIQRNELIPKIQRNPSYVAQHQYQIIDGGGSVVTDGEIDADVMRGLRSGAYTIRQKPGPKNALGLVKFIFPNDYNVYLHSTPQPELFSRARRDFSHGCIRVENPASLAAWVLRNKPDWNPDRIRATMNGDTDNVQVNLDKPIPVLILYSTAVVEPDNEVHFFDDIYGYDASLQKALQAGAI, via the coding sequence ATGGGCTCGCTGATAAACCTGGGTTCGCTGCCTGACCTTGAACACCCGGCCTTTAGCGCCTACCAGCAGCAGCTGAACCAGTTTTACCAGCAAGGTGGTTACGCGCTGGCGTGGCTGCGCGATCGTCGGCCGTCACCGCAGGCGCTGGCGATTGTTACGGAGTTCAAACAAGCCCAACTGAAAGGTCTCGCTCCCGATGACTACGACGCATCGCGCTGGGACGCGCGTTTGGCGAAACTCGGTTCGGTAGCCCCGCCACCGTCAGATAGCGACCAGTTACACTTCGATCTGGCGCTCACCATCTGTGCGATGCGGTTCATTTCCGACCTGCACGTCGGCAGGGTTAACCCCCAGCATTTCAAGTTCGGGCTTGAAATGGGAACGAAGCAATACGATCTGGCGGAGGTTTTGCGCACCCAGGTGCTCGATGCGCCCGACGTGGCCGCGGCGATCGCGAAGGTGGAGCCGCCGTACGACGGATATCGGAGGGCAGAAACCGCGCTGCCGGATTATCTTAAGCTCTCTACCCAGGGGGACGTTGCGCGAATCCCCGCTCCGGAACGATCTATCCATCCGGGACAACCTTATGCGTCAATCCCGCAACTGGTCGCGCGCCTGCGCCAACTGGGCGATCTTGCCGCGAGCCAGGATGTATCTGCCGACCCTGGTATCTATTCAGGTGCGGTCGTCGATGCGGTCAAACATTTTCAAGGTCGCCACGGCTTGGCACAGGACGGGGTCTTGGGCGCGGGGACCGTCTCCGAACTGAACAAACCGCTAGCCTACCGGTTGGAGCAGCTTGATTTGGCGCTCGAACGCTACCGATGGATCCCGCGCCACTTTCCTGAGCCGCCCATCGTCGTCAATATTCCGGAGTTTCGACTTCGCACCCTGCGCAGGCAGCCGGCCGAATTCCTCTCAATGAACGTCGTCGTGGGCAGAGCGTATCGTTCCCAAACCCCCGTGTTTGCCGATGAGATGCGCTACGTGATTTTTCGTCCGTACTGGAACGTGCCAACTGCAATCCAGCGCAACGAGCTGATCCCCAAGATCCAGCGCAATCCCAGCTACGTGGCGCAGCACCAATATCAGATTATCGACGGCGGCGGGTCAGTTGTTACGGACGGCGAGATCGATGCGGATGTCATGAGGGGTCTACGCTCCGGTGCTTACACGATCCGGCAGAAACCGGGACCCAAGAACGCTTTGGGGCTCGTCAAGTTTATCTTTCCGAACGACTACAACGTTTACCTGCACAGCACACCTCAGCCCGAACTATTTTCCCGGGCGCGTCGCGATTTCAGCCACGGCTGCATTCGCGTGGAAAACCCTGCCTCCCTGGCAGCGTGGGTCTTGCGCAACAAACCCGACTGGAACCCCGATCGAATTCGCGCGACGATGAACGGCGACACCGATAATGTTCAGGTGAACCTCGACAAGCCGATACCCGTCCTGATTCTCTACAGCACTGCGGTTGTGGAGCCCGACAACGAGGTGCACTTTTTCGATGACATCTATGGCTACGACGCGTCCTTGCAAAAGGCCCTGCAAGCGGGCGCTATTTAG
- a CDS encoding helix-turn-helix domain-containing protein — MKTAKIPMNEVLTLWEVADFLKIHRSTVYRLVKRGELPAFRVGTDWRFNRVSIEEWLKSRMQVPHE, encoded by the coding sequence ATGAAAACAGCCAAAATACCAATGAACGAAGTGCTGACTCTCTGGGAAGTGGCAGACTTTCTGAAGATCCATCGGTCTACCGTTTACCGATTGGTTAAGCGCGGTGAGCTGCCGGCCTTCAGAGTCGGGACTGATTGGCGCTTCAACCGCGTATCTATCGAGGAATGGCTGAAATCCCGCATGCAGGTGCCTCACGAGTGA
- a CDS encoding RNA-binding protein, whose protein sequence is MPSKLYVGNLAYAVSNDDLHQLFSQVGQVQSATVITDKFSGQSKGFGFVEMTTAEEVANAIRQFNDTELKGRNIKVNEAKPRESNFGGGNRDRSSGGGAGRGRNRW, encoded by the coding sequence ATGCCCAGCAAGTTATATGTAGGCAATCTGGCCTACGCGGTTTCCAATGACGATCTCCATCAACTCTTCTCACAAGTTGGCCAGGTGCAAAGCGCTACGGTCATCACTGACAAATTCTCCGGACAATCAAAGGGTTTCGGCTTTGTCGAAATGACCACCGCGGAAGAAGTTGCCAACGCGATCCGTCAGTTCAACGATACCGAGCTCAAGGGCCGTAACATCAAGGTGAACGAGGCCAAACCGCGCGAGTCGAACTTCGGCGGGGGCAATCGCGATCGAAGCAGTGGTGGCGGTGCAGGTCGAGGCCGTAACCGCTGGTAA
- a CDS encoding RNA-binding protein, whose amino-acid sequence MPKVYVGNLASSVTSRDLLTHFSRAGEVLGALAVTDKVSGLCRGFGFVEMAELADVVLAFSLLNNTLLNGQQIKIEADPSLKNGKARNRAVQSLRAPESEPGPDEA is encoded by the coding sequence ATGCCCAAGGTGTATGTTGGCAATCTGGCCAGTTCGGTTACCAGTAGAGACCTTCTGACGCATTTCTCACGCGCGGGAGAGGTGCTGGGGGCGTTGGCAGTTACGGATAAAGTATCCGGACTCTGCCGCGGTTTCGGCTTTGTGGAAATGGCGGAACTCGCCGACGTTGTGCTCGCGTTCAGCCTGTTGAACAACACTCTCCTTAACGGACAACAGATAAAGATCGAAGCTGATCCATCGCTAAAAAATGGCAAGGCCCGAAATCGGGCGGTGCAATCCTTGCGTGCACCTGAATCGGAACCTGGACCGGACGAGGCCTAA
- the gshB gene encoding glutathione synthase: MYKFAFIMDPLEGVLIDKDTTFVFMLEAQKRGHQIYFLGLRDLYAVGRQVQMHAWRCEVERATPHFRFLDKGADYPIEAFEAVFMRKDPPADAPYLYATMLLSLADPRRTFVLNDPAGLREANEKLYALNFPSVIPPTVVTYQISRLRKFLIDQGGEMIVKPLDGHGGEGVFFAHSGDRNLGAILESATRFETRPIMAQRYVPEVRGGDKRLIALNGEPLGCTLRVPRDDEHRGNIHVGGTCVKAPVTARDQEICKTLQPRLEQDGLYFVGLDIIGDYLTEVNVTSPTGVQEIDRLDNANLEGKVIDFVESRCAKLFR; encoded by the coding sequence GTGTACAAGTTCGCTTTCATCATGGACCCGCTCGAAGGGGTGCTGATCGACAAAGACACCACCTTCGTCTTCATGCTCGAGGCCCAGAAACGAGGCCACCAGATTTACTTTCTGGGATTGCGCGATCTTTACGCCGTCGGGCGGCAGGTGCAGATGCATGCGTGGCGCTGCGAAGTGGAGCGCGCGACGCCGCATTTTCGATTTCTCGACAAGGGGGCCGACTATCCAATCGAGGCCTTCGAGGCGGTGTTCATGCGCAAGGACCCGCCGGCAGATGCGCCCTACCTTTATGCAACCATGTTGCTGTCGCTGGCGGATCCGCGGCGCACCTTCGTGCTTAACGATCCGGCCGGGCTGCGCGAAGCAAACGAAAAGCTTTACGCGCTGAATTTTCCATCGGTGATCCCGCCCACGGTAGTGACCTACCAAATATCCCGGCTCAGAAAATTTTTGATCGATCAGGGTGGCGAGATGATCGTGAAGCCGCTCGACGGACACGGCGGCGAAGGGGTGTTCTTCGCGCATAGCGGCGACCGGAACCTAGGCGCGATCCTGGAATCGGCAACCCGCTTCGAAACGCGTCCCATAATGGCGCAACGATACGTGCCCGAAGTACGCGGCGGCGACAAGCGCCTGATCGCGCTGAACGGCGAACCGTTGGGATGTACCTTGCGCGTGCCGCGCGACGACGAACATCGCGGAAACATCCACGTGGGCGGGACCTGTGTGAAAGCGCCGGTGACCGCCCGCGATCAGGAGATCTGCAAGACGCTGCAGCCCCGCCTTGAGCAGGACGGGCTTTACTTTGTGGGCCTCGACATAATCGGCGACTACCTGACCGAGGTGAACGTCACCAGCCCGACGGGAGTGCAGGAAATCGATCGGCTCGACAACGCAAACCTGGAGGGCAAGGTGATCGATTTCGTAGAGTCGCGGTGCGCTAAGCTGTTCAGGTAG
- a CDS encoding RsmE family RNA methyltransferase — MKPAPRFALQSAPDLRGTARIAREEAHHMRDVMRLERGDAVTLIDREGRSYSGTISGYDREGALVQILSSQCSRPRPPLIVTPAIIKGPRMDFLVEKAAELAATELWPIVSARTVGKLPGKEKILRWQRLAAAAAKQSLALPPMRVRDAVPFATLIRSVPRDTLALICSPGSEPMTRLMGKERPSGLLIASGPEGDFAREELEEAIAVGFVAVGLGPNRLRSETAAIAALALVGQWLYSKAG, encoded by the coding sequence ATGAAGCCGGCACCACGTTTTGCGCTTCAGTCAGCTCCCGACTTGCGGGGGACGGCGCGCATTGCCCGCGAAGAGGCGCATCATATGCGTGACGTGATGCGGTTGGAACGCGGCGACGCGGTTACACTGATTGATCGGGAAGGAAGGAGCTATTCGGGAACCATCAGCGGCTACGATCGCGAAGGCGCGCTGGTTCAAATCCTCTCGTCGCAATGCTCGCGCCCGCGGCCACCTCTGATAGTTACCCCCGCCATCATCAAGGGGCCGCGGATGGACTTTTTGGTGGAAAAAGCGGCCGAGCTTGCCGCGACCGAATTGTGGCCGATCGTGAGCGCCAGGACGGTAGGCAAACTGCCCGGGAAGGAGAAAATCCTGCGCTGGCAGCGGCTGGCCGCGGCGGCAGCTAAGCAGAGCCTGGCCTTGCCACCGATGCGGGTCCGTGATGCCGTGCCCTTCGCCACCTTGATTCGAAGCGTACCGCGCGACACGCTCGCATTGATCTGCTCGCCAGGGTCGGAACCGATGACGCGTCTGATGGGAAAGGAAAGGCCGAGCGGTCTGCTAATAGCCTCAGGGCCGGAGGGCGACTTCGCGCGGGAGGAGCTGGAGGAGGCAATCGCCGTGGGATTCGTGGCAGTTGGCCTTGGTCCGAACCGGCTTCGCAGCGAGACCGCAGCTATAGCTGCCCTCGCGCTCGTCGGACAGTGGCTTTACAGCAAAGCTGGGTAG
- a CDS encoding 50S ribosomal protein L11 methyltransferase — MTATYAKATFRVPAVMADEIAGFLISKGALGCAVAEMEKPRQRPRRILTLEAYFPIANRRQVSGLYTAMRHGGMLAARSRARQPKKIKDPGWATKWQDRFTPFQVGKMFLIVPPWDQKRIPERISITIAPGFGFGTGRHPSTAGALRAIEKLFAQRSYGNALDVGTGSGVLAFAMASLNARVTAIDIDQQALENARQNAKLNTTAAGIRFSAKPLAQVAARFDLITANILSTVLIGMAPLLTRRLKPKGRLVLSGILASEVREVLAAFRGLRTVAITRSRGWATPVMAK, encoded by the coding sequence ATGACAGCGACTTACGCAAAGGCCACCTTTCGAGTGCCGGCCGTGATGGCTGATGAGATCGCGGGATTTTTGATTTCCAAGGGCGCTCTCGGTTGCGCGGTTGCAGAGATGGAAAAGCCGCGGCAACGACCGCGCCGGATTCTGACGCTGGAAGCCTATTTTCCCATTGCCAACCGCCGCCAGGTCAGCGGTCTTTACACGGCAATGCGCCACGGAGGAATGCTGGCGGCGCGGTCGCGCGCACGGCAGCCGAAGAAAATCAAAGATCCGGGCTGGGCCACAAAGTGGCAGGACCGGTTCACGCCATTTCAGGTAGGCAAGATGTTTCTCATCGTACCTCCGTGGGACCAAAAACGGATACCGGAGCGGATCAGCATCACGATTGCACCAGGGTTTGGATTCGGCACGGGGCGCCACCCGTCAACGGCAGGCGCGCTGCGCGCGATTGAAAAGCTGTTCGCGCAAAGATCCTATGGAAATGCCCTCGACGTAGGTACCGGGTCGGGCGTGCTGGCGTTTGCGATGGCTTCGCTGAACGCGCGAGTCACCGCGATCGATATCGACCAGCAGGCGCTGGAAAACGCGCGCCAGAATGCGAAACTCAATACGACGGCCGCGGGCATCCGGTTCTCTGCGAAGCCGCTTGCGCAAGTCGCGGCGCGGTTCGACCTGATTACCGCGAATATTCTCAGCACCGTCTTGATCGGGATGGCGCCCCTGCTTACGCGGCGACTCAAGCCCAAGGGCAGACTCGTGCTGAGCGGGATTCTAGCTAGTGAGGTCAGAGAGGTCCTTGCCGCGTTTCGCGGGCTGCGGACGGTTGCAATCACTCGCAGCCGGGGATGGGCCACCCCGGTGATGGCGAAATGA
- a CDS encoding glycerophosphodiester phosphodiesterase family protein — translation MKPSILNIAHRGASGTSPENTLAAFHAAIVAGAEMCELDVQPTADHALVVIHDDTVDRTSDGQGAVKEMTLAELKRLDAGVRFGGAAGSSEPIPTLDEVFAATAGQCALNIELKSGQVEKEVMALMRKWKALETSMVSSFDWGRLARMRELEVAVRIGVLAEKNVPQLFDAAARLSAYAIHPRFDLVTSELCDTAHARGLKVLVWTVDAPELMHLLIGYGIDGIMTNYPARLREVLSEYGTIR, via the coding sequence ATGAAGCCGTCAATCCTGAACATAGCGCATCGCGGAGCGAGCGGAACGTCTCCCGAGAACACTCTGGCCGCGTTTCACGCCGCGATCGTAGCCGGCGCGGAGATGTGCGAACTCGATGTGCAGCCGACCGCTGACCACGCGCTCGTGGTCATCCACGACGACACCGTCGACCGCACCAGCGACGGGCAGGGTGCGGTTAAGGAGATGACGCTCGCGGAACTTAAACGCCTCGATGCGGGGGTGCGTTTCGGCGGGGCGGCGGGATCCAGTGAACCGATTCCGACGCTCGATGAAGTATTCGCAGCAACCGCCGGCCAGTGCGCACTCAATATCGAGCTGAAGTCCGGTCAGGTGGAGAAAGAGGTCATGGCCCTGATGCGCAAATGGAAGGCGCTTGAGACCTCGATGGTCTCAAGTTTCGACTGGGGTAGGCTCGCGCGGATGCGTGAACTCGAGGTCGCGGTGCGAATCGGGGTTCTTGCCGAGAAAAACGTCCCGCAATTGTTCGACGCCGCCGCGCGGTTGTCTGCTTATGCCATCCATCCGCGCTTCGACCTGGTCACCTCAGAGCTGTGCGATACGGCACACGCCCGGGGCCTTAAGGTGCTGGTGTGGACCGTCGATGCGCCCGAGCTGATGCACCTGCTCATCGGCTACGGCATCGACGGTATAATGACGAACTATCCGGCCCGGCTGCGCGAGGTGCTGAGCGAATATGGGACGATTCGGTGA
- the dnaG gene encoding DNA primase — MGRFGEDKIEEVRQRADIVEVIGAHVRLKRTGRNFVGLCPFHQEKTPSFSVNAERGFFHCFGCNAGGSVFNFIMKMEGLTFPEAVRSLAQRYGIELPEEKSGGGPSKSERDSMYLANQTAAEFFSHVLWKTPEGEQPRKYLESRGISRETALAFSIGFAPARALALTRALERRGLREAGVKLGLVKRDAEGSRDMFRARLMFPIRDVQGRVVAFGGRVLDDRQPKYLNSPESPLYSKTRTIYGLYEARASIAAKDRAILVEGYIDAITLEQAGFKEAVAGCGTALTVEQLRLLGRQTKNVIACFDGDDAGRKASLRALGIFLQAGLLGRGIFIPAGFDPDTFIRERGGRAFNQLADSAELLIDYFLQEQSRHATRSLEARARAAERVAEMLKLVTNRFEFELLASRAASILGIGEEVLRREGRGGRGGPQRTVTPPRARTQSANAGTRAEIGLVSIALLHPQLRLQIAETEAAKDFADSELAAALVEICASDRPYAAMEAWIAEHLTAEQLSQFSAAAVGPLIEGLEHARVLVADYATALERRRHQREVDSLKRDVEEASAGGASDDEAWKKAQALISLRRASDVRR, encoded by the coding sequence ATGGGACGATTCGGTGAAGATAAGATCGAGGAAGTCCGTCAGCGCGCCGACATCGTCGAAGTGATCGGGGCGCACGTGCGCCTCAAGCGCACCGGGCGCAACTTCGTCGGTCTCTGTCCATTCCATCAGGAGAAAACTCCCTCGTTTTCGGTGAACGCGGAGCGCGGGTTCTTCCATTGCTTTGGATGCAACGCCGGCGGCAGCGTCTTCAACTTCATCATGAAGATGGAAGGACTGACGTTTCCGGAAGCCGTGCGCTCGCTCGCGCAACGGTACGGAATCGAATTGCCCGAGGAAAAATCTGGCGGCGGACCCTCCAAGTCCGAGCGCGATTCGATGTACCTGGCCAACCAGACCGCCGCCGAATTCTTTTCCCACGTGTTGTGGAAGACGCCCGAGGGTGAGCAGCCGCGTAAATACCTGGAGTCGCGCGGCATTAGCAGAGAGACCGCGCTGGCGTTTAGCATCGGGTTTGCACCCGCGCGTGCGCTGGCCCTCACCAGGGCGCTCGAACGCCGCGGGTTGCGCGAGGCGGGCGTAAAGCTCGGGCTGGTCAAGAGAGACGCCGAAGGATCACGCGATATGTTCCGCGCGCGCCTGATGTTTCCCATCCGCGACGTGCAGGGCAGGGTGGTCGCTTTCGGCGGCCGCGTTCTCGATGATCGCCAACCCAAGTATCTGAATTCGCCGGAGTCTCCGCTCTATTCGAAGACGCGAACCATCTACGGATTGTATGAAGCCCGCGCGAGCATCGCCGCGAAAGATCGCGCAATCCTGGTCGAAGGTTACATCGATGCGATCACGCTCGAGCAGGCCGGCTTTAAGGAAGCGGTTGCGGGCTGTGGCACGGCCTTGACGGTCGAGCAGTTGCGTCTTCTGGGACGACAAACCAAGAACGTGATTGCGTGCTTCGATGGCGATGATGCGGGCCGCAAAGCCTCCCTGCGCGCGCTCGGAATCTTTCTTCAAGCGGGGCTGCTCGGCCGGGGCATTTTCATCCCGGCCGGGTTTGACCCGGATACCTTCATTCGCGAGCGCGGGGGTCGGGCGTTCAACCAGCTCGCGGACTCCGCCGAGCTGCTGATCGACTACTTTCTACAGGAGCAGTCGCGCCACGCGACCAGGTCGCTGGAGGCGCGGGCGCGTGCTGCGGAGCGAGTGGCCGAGATGCTTAAACTGGTCACTAACCGGTTTGAATTCGAGCTGCTTGCCAGTCGTGCGGCATCAATACTCGGGATCGGGGAGGAAGTATTACGGCGGGAGGGACGCGGCGGCCGTGGCGGTCCTCAACGAACCGTCACTCCGCCGCGGGCCCGGACCCAATCCGCTAACGCTGGCACGCGCGCCGAGATCGGGTTGGTCTCGATCGCGCTGCTTCACCCCCAGCTCCGGCTCCAGATCGCAGAGACTGAGGCCGCGAAAGATTTCGCGGACTCCGAGCTCGCCGCCGCGCTGGTCGAGATTTGCGCGAGTGACCGACCGTACGCTGCGATGGAAGCCTGGATCGCGGAACACCTTACGGCAGAACAGCTGTCGCAATTTTCTGCCGCGGCGGTTGGTCCGCTGATCGAAGGTCTCGAGCACGCGCGCGTGTTGGTTGCCGACTACGCGACCGCTCTCGAACGCAGACGCCACCAACGCGAGGTGGACTCACTGAAACGCGATGTCGAAGAAGCATCCGCCGGCGGTGCGAGCGACGACGAGGCCTGGAAGAAGGCGCAGGCCTTGATTTCGCTGCGGCGCGCGTCGGATGTGCGGCGATGA
- a CDS encoding C4-type zinc ribbon domain-containing protein: MPEEIVRLMGLQVIDRQLQELEQTLTTIAGNVEGLREENERNQSELQRLVEEDQQNTAARKKAEKELAEGEARIRNKRMRLNLVRTDKELQALTHEVEALKDTNLRLESEVLALTEAADPRTARIKELGEAIAKGRAALAEGEKEIATQVETLKSSIAQKRRARDEAAAQIQPNLLQRYNTLFTRRQGTAVALAKGGTCMGCRRLLPPQLFNEVQKHLQIHFCPNCQRILYYEDKPAAETT; the protein is encoded by the coding sequence TTGCCTGAAGAGATAGTCCGGCTCATGGGGTTGCAGGTTATCGATCGCCAGCTCCAAGAACTGGAACAAACGCTGACCACAATCGCCGGAAACGTGGAAGGGTTGCGCGAGGAGAACGAACGGAATCAATCCGAACTGCAGCGCCTGGTCGAGGAAGATCAGCAGAACACTGCCGCCCGCAAGAAAGCTGAAAAAGAGCTGGCCGAAGGAGAGGCGCGAATCCGCAACAAGCGCATGCGCCTCAACCTGGTGCGCACCGATAAGGAACTCCAGGCCCTCACCCACGAGGTCGAAGCCCTCAAGGACACCAATCTCCGGCTCGAATCCGAAGTGCTCGCCCTTACCGAGGCCGCCGACCCCCGCACGGCCCGAATCAAGGAACTAGGCGAAGCGATCGCAAAAGGGCGTGCCGCCCTGGCGGAAGGCGAAAAGGAAATTGCGACACAGGTTGAAACCCTCAAGAGTTCGATCGCGCAGAAGCGTCGCGCGCGCGATGAAGCCGCTGCCCAGATTCAGCCAAACCTGCTGCAGCGCTACAACACCCTCTTCACCCGCCGCCAGGGAACCGCCGTTGCACTGGCAAAAGGCGGAACCTGCATGGGCTGTCGACGCCTGTTACCGCCGCAGTTGTTCAACGAAGTCCAGAAACATCTTCAAATCCACTTCTGCCCGAACTGCCAACGAATTCTGTATTACGAAGACAAACCAGCCGCCGAAACCACCTGA